One Synergistaceae bacterium genomic window carries:
- the gmk gene encoding guanylate kinase, producing the protein MEGQVRKGKLFVLAGPSGVGKGTLRARALDDVENLVYSISCTTRRPRSGEREGVDYHFVTQEDFEDKVVRGLFLEHAVVHGDCYGTLREDVERETNAGCDVLLEIDVQGARQVRRLLPESVLIFVAPPSLEVLEQRLRQRKTESEEKIGLRLENARKEMREIGEYNHVVLNNVLDQAAAELRNIVLGYRESYRENHQKSGHAL; encoded by the coding sequence TTGGAAGGACAGGTACGCAAAGGAAAGCTCTTTGTGCTGGCTGGGCCCAGCGGGGTGGGGAAAGGAACGTTGAGAGCGCGCGCTTTGGATGACGTGGAGAATTTGGTGTATTCCATATCATGCACTACGCGGCGACCACGTAGCGGCGAACGCGAGGGTGTGGATTATCATTTCGTCACACAAGAGGACTTCGAGGACAAAGTGGTCCGGGGACTGTTTTTGGAGCACGCGGTCGTCCATGGGGACTGTTATGGTACGTTGCGGGAGGATGTGGAGCGCGAAACAAATGCTGGCTGCGACGTCCTCTTGGAGATCGACGTTCAGGGCGCGCGGCAGGTGCGCCGGCTTCTGCCGGAGAGCGTCTTGATCTTCGTAGCGCCACCCTCTCTGGAGGTCTTGGAACAACGTTTGCGTCAGCGAAAGACGGAATCTGAGGAGAAAATTGGACTGAGGCTCGAAAATGCGAGGAAAGAAATGCGAGAGATCGGAGAGTACAACCACGTGGTCCTCAACAACGTTCTGGACCAGGCGGCGGCGGAGCTGCGCAACATCGTCCTCGGCTATCGGGAGAGCTATCGAGAAAATCACCAGAAGAGCGGGCACGCTCTTTAA